A window of the Dickeya dianthicola NCPPB 453 genome harbors these coding sequences:
- a CDS encoding L-rhamnose isomerase yields the protein MNPNIETAFTLARQQYAALGVDVDQALATLATIPVSMHCWQGDDVQGFEVNAGALTGGIQATGNYPGKARNATELRRDLELAMSLIPGAKRLNLHAIYLESDVPVGRDKIEPRHFANWVDWAKQQGVGLDFNPSCFSHPLSADGMTLSHPDASVRQFWIDHCKASRRISAYFGKELGTASVMNIWIPDGMKDLPADRLGPRQRLLAALDEVLTEKFDEAHHIDAVESKLFGIGAESYTVGSNEFYMGYASSRDIALCLDAGHFHPTEIISDKISAVSLFIRHLLLHVSRPVRWDSDHVVLLDDETQAIANEIVRNELLNRVHIGLDFFDASINRVSAWVIGTRNMKKALLRALLEPIASLRQAEQEGDYATRLGLMEETRSLPWQAVWDYACASENVPVGADWLKVVKQYEQDVLRSRS from the coding sequence ATGAACCCTAATATCGAAACTGCCTTTACCCTGGCTCGTCAACAATATGCCGCGCTGGGTGTGGATGTGGATCAGGCTCTTGCCACTCTGGCTACTATTCCGGTTTCCATGCATTGCTGGCAGGGGGATGACGTACAGGGCTTCGAAGTTAACGCCGGCGCGCTGACCGGCGGTATTCAGGCGACGGGAAATTACCCGGGTAAAGCCCGCAATGCCACGGAATTGCGCCGCGATCTGGAACTGGCCATGTCGCTGATCCCCGGCGCCAAGCGTCTGAACCTGCACGCTATCTACCTGGAATCCGATGTACCGGTAGGCCGCGACAAGATAGAGCCCCGCCATTTCGCCAACTGGGTGGATTGGGCCAAACAGCAGGGTGTGGGCCTGGATTTCAACCCGAGCTGTTTCTCCCATCCGTTGAGCGCCGATGGCATGACGCTGTCGCATCCGGACGCCAGCGTGCGCCAGTTCTGGATTGACCATTGCAAGGCCAGCCGCCGCATTTCTGCTTACTTCGGCAAGGAACTGGGCACCGCGTCGGTAATGAATATCTGGATCCCGGACGGAATGAAGGATTTGCCTGCTGACCGCCTGGGCCCGCGTCAGCGTCTGCTCGCCGCTCTTGATGAAGTGCTGACCGAAAAATTTGATGAAGCCCATCACATTGACGCAGTGGAAAGCAAGCTGTTCGGGATTGGCGCCGAGTCTTACACCGTTGGCTCCAACGAGTTTTATATGGGTTATGCCAGTTCGCGCGACATCGCACTGTGCCTGGATGCCGGCCATTTTCACCCGACCGAAATCATCAGCGACAAGATCAGCGCCGTTTCGCTGTTCATCCGCCACCTGCTGCTGCACGTCAGCCGCCCGGTACGCTGGGACAGCGACCATGTAGTGCTGCTGGATGACGAAACGCAGGCCATTGCCAACGAAATCGTGCGTAACGAACTGTTAAACCGCGTACACATTGGCCTCGACTTCTTCGATGCCTCGATCAACCGCGTCTCCGCCTGGGTAATCGGCACCCGCAACATGAAGAAAGCGTTGCTGCGCGCCTTGCTAGAGCCGATCGCCAGCCTGCGCCAGGCTGAGCAAGAAGGCGATTACGCAACACGTCTGGGCCTGATGGAAGAAACCCGCAGTCTGCCGTGGCAGGCGGTATGGGATTACGCCTGTGCCAGCGAAAACGTTCCGGTCGGCGCCGACTGGCTCAAGGTGGTCAAACAGTACGAACAAGACGTCCTGCGCTCCCGCAGCTAA
- the yqhD gene encoding alcohol dehydrogenase produces the protein MQNFTLHTPTKILFGEGQIASLADQIPADARILITYGGGSIKKNGVFDQVINALKGHNVLEFSGIEPNPTYETLMKAVEIVRKEKIDFLLAVGGGSVADGTKFIAAAAHYTAANDPWHILQTWGAQVETAIPLGVVLTLPATGSESNSGAVITRKSSGDKQTFMNPLVCPRFAVLDPVVTYTLPERQIANGVVDAFVHTVEQYLTYPVNAKVQDRFAEGLLLTLIEEGPRALKEQHNYDIRANVMWSATMALNGLIGAGVPQDWSTHMLGHEITAMHGLDHAQTLAIVLPAMLNERRVQKREKLLQYAQRVWNLRDGTEDQRIDAAIAATRTFFEQMGVPTRLSDYQLDGSSIAAMVAKLEEHGMTALGEHKDITLDISRRVYEAAS, from the coding sequence ATGCAGAACTTTACGCTCCATACCCCGACCAAAATCCTGTTCGGCGAAGGGCAAATCGCCAGTCTGGCCGATCAGATCCCGGCGGACGCCCGCATCCTGATCACCTACGGCGGCGGCAGCATCAAGAAGAACGGCGTGTTCGACCAGGTGATCAACGCGCTGAAAGGCCATAACGTACTGGAGTTCTCCGGTATTGAACCGAACCCGACCTACGAAACGCTCATGAAGGCGGTTGAAATTGTCCGCAAGGAAAAAATCGACTTCCTGCTGGCCGTGGGCGGCGGGTCGGTCGCCGATGGCACCAAATTCATCGCGGCGGCGGCACACTACACTGCGGCTAACGATCCGTGGCACATCCTGCAAACCTGGGGCGCGCAGGTAGAAACCGCCATTCCGCTGGGCGTGGTGCTGACCCTGCCGGCGACAGGCTCCGAATCCAACAGCGGCGCGGTCATCACCCGTAAGAGCAGCGGCGACAAGCAGACGTTCATGAATCCGCTGGTGTGCCCGCGCTTCGCCGTGCTCGACCCGGTGGTGACTTACACCTTGCCTGAGCGTCAAATAGCCAACGGTGTGGTGGATGCCTTCGTCCATACCGTCGAACAGTACCTGACCTACCCGGTTAACGCCAAAGTGCAGGACCGCTTTGCCGAAGGCCTGCTGCTGACGCTAATTGAAGAAGGCCCGCGCGCGCTGAAAGAACAGCATAACTACGACATACGCGCCAACGTGATGTGGAGTGCCACGATGGCGCTCAACGGCCTGATCGGCGCCGGTGTGCCGCAGGACTGGTCGACCCACATGCTGGGCCATGAAATCACCGCCATGCATGGACTGGACCATGCCCAGACGCTGGCTATCGTGCTGCCGGCGATGCTCAATGAGCGCCGCGTCCAGAAACGTGAAAAACTGCTGCAATACGCACAACGCGTCTGGAACCTGCGCGACGGCACTGAAGACCAGCGCATTGATGCAGCTATCGCCGCCACCCGCACCTTCTTCGAACAGATGGGCGTACCAACCCGCCTGTCCGATTACCAGTTGGACGGCAGTTCCATTGCTGCGATGGTGGCGAAGCTGGAAGAGCATGGCATGACCGCGCTGGGCGAACACAAGGACATCACGCTGGACATCAGCCGCCGCGTGTACGAAGCCGCCAGCTAA
- the metC gene encoding cystathionine beta-lyase, translated as MTSKKIATALVAAGRSKRVTQGAVNPVIQRASSLVFDSVQDKKHATINRAKGALFYGRRGTLTHFAFQDAMTELEGGAGCALYPCGAAAIANAIVSFVSAGDHLLVTGSAYEPTQGFCNKVLSKMNISTTFFDPMIGSDIASLIQPTTRVVFLESPGSITMEVQDVPAIVAAVRRVNPDIVIMIDNTWAAGVLFRPLDLGVDISIQSGTKYIVGHSDAMIGTAVANARCWDQLREQSYLMGQMADADSAYMASRGLRTLGVRLQQHQENGLRVARWLAERPEVAAVNHPALPGCKGHEFFVRDFSGSNGLFSFVLKEKLSREQLAHYLDHFGHFRMAYSWGGFESLILANQPEELAAIRPAGGVDFTGTLVRLHIGLEDCDDLIADLETGFRRLQEM; from the coding sequence ATGACGAGTAAAAAAATCGCCACCGCGCTGGTGGCCGCCGGGCGCAGCAAAAGAGTGACCCAGGGGGCGGTAAACCCGGTGATTCAGCGCGCCTCTTCGCTGGTATTCGACAGCGTGCAGGACAAGAAACACGCCACCATCAACCGCGCCAAAGGCGCGTTGTTTTACGGCCGCCGCGGCACCCTGACCCACTTCGCTTTTCAGGATGCGATGACCGAACTGGAAGGCGGCGCAGGCTGCGCGCTTTACCCCTGCGGCGCGGCGGCGATCGCCAACGCCATCGTCTCGTTTGTTTCGGCGGGCGATCACCTGCTGGTCACCGGTTCCGCCTATGAGCCGACGCAGGGTTTTTGTAACAAAGTGCTGAGCAAAATGAACATCAGCACCACCTTTTTCGACCCGATGATTGGCAGTGACATCGCCAGCCTGATCCAACCCACTACCCGGGTGGTGTTTCTGGAATCACCCGGCTCCATCACTATGGAAGTGCAGGACGTTCCGGCGATTGTCGCCGCCGTTCGCCGCGTGAATCCGGATATTGTCATCATGATCGACAACACCTGGGCGGCCGGCGTACTGTTTCGCCCGCTAGACCTGGGGGTGGATATTTCGATTCAGTCCGGCACCAAATACATCGTCGGCCACTCCGACGCCATGATCGGCACCGCCGTCGCCAACGCGCGTTGCTGGGATCAACTGCGCGAGCAATCCTACCTGATGGGGCAAATGGCCGACGCCGACAGCGCCTATATGGCCAGCCGCGGACTGCGGACACTGGGCGTGAGGTTGCAGCAGCATCAGGAAAACGGCCTGCGCGTGGCGCGCTGGCTGGCGGAGCGCCCGGAAGTGGCGGCAGTCAACCACCCGGCGCTGCCCGGCTGCAAAGGACATGAATTCTTCGTGCGGGATTTCAGCGGCAGCAACGGCCTGTTCTCATTCGTGCTGAAAGAGAAGCTAAGCCGCGAGCAACTGGCCCATTATCTCGACCATTTCGGCCACTTCCGCATGGCCTATTCCTGGGGCGGTTTCGAGTCGCTGATTCTGGCCAACCAGCCGGAAGAACTGGCGGCGATTCGCCCGGCAGGCGGCGTCGACTTTACCGGTACGCTGGTACGGCTGCACATCGGCCTGGAAGATTGCGATGATTTGATTGCCGATTTGGAAACCGGCTTCAGAAGATTGCAGGAAATGTGA
- the exbB gene encoding tol-pal system-associated acyl-CoA thioesterase gives MYTADKNSNQRGSSVWRKSGRVFGGVVHRLMAFALLGMTGSALAAPAPIATGTTAAATGAPSAPPAAVSSLMSTDLSVWGMYQHADVVVKTVMIGLLLASVVTWAIFFSKSASLTGAKNRIRREYLALEDARTLDDAADIAGVFKPGSVSLQLLADARNEQELSERSDDNNGIKERTAFRFERRVAATGRQMGRGTGYLATVGAIAPFIGLFGTVWGIMNSFIGIAQSQTTNLAVVAPGIAEALLATAIGLVAAIPAVVIYNVFARWTASYKAIVGDVAAQILLLQSRDLDIAASAGNASLSPAQKLRVG, from the coding sequence GTGTATACGGCTGACAAGAATAGTAACCAACGGGGATCATCAGTCTGGCGTAAGTCCGGCCGTGTGTTCGGGGGCGTTGTTCATCGTCTGATGGCGTTCGCGTTGCTGGGCATGACCGGCAGCGCATTGGCCGCGCCGGCGCCGATCGCGACCGGCACGACGGCAGCGGCGACTGGCGCCCCGTCCGCGCCGCCGGCAGCCGTCAGCAGCCTGATGAGCACGGATCTGTCCGTCTGGGGAATGTATCAGCACGCTGACGTGGTGGTAAAAACGGTGATGATTGGCCTATTGCTGGCATCCGTGGTCACCTGGGCGATTTTCTTCAGCAAGAGCGCCAGCCTGACGGGCGCCAAAAATCGCATCCGTCGCGAGTATCTGGCGCTCGAAGATGCCCGCACGCTGGATGACGCGGCGGATATCGCCGGCGTATTCAAACCGGGCAGCGTTTCGCTGCAACTGCTGGCGGATGCCCGCAATGAGCAGGAACTGTCCGAACGTTCCGACGATAACAACGGCATCAAAGAACGTACTGCGTTTCGTTTTGAGCGCCGGGTGGCGGCCACTGGGCGTCAGATGGGGCGCGGAACCGGTTATCTGGCGACGGTGGGGGCTATCGCGCCGTTTATCGGTCTGTTCGGCACCGTCTGGGGCATCATGAACAGCTTTATCGGCATCGCCCAGTCGCAGACCACCAATCTGGCGGTGGTGGCGCCGGGCATCGCCGAAGCGCTGCTGGCGACGGCTATCGGTCTGGTCGCAGCGATTCCGGCGGTGGTTATCTATAACGTGTTCGCGCGCTGGACGGCCAGCTACAAGGCGATAGTGGGTGATGTGGCCGCGCAGATTCTGCTGCTGCAAAGCCGTGATCTGGATATTGCCGCCAGTGCCGGCAACGCGTCTCTTTCACCGGCGCAGAAACTGCGGGTAGGGTAA
- the dkgA gene encoding 2,5-didehydrogluconate reductase DkgA: MTMQPLVKLADGNIMPQLGLGVWQASNEQAAAAVTEALNIGYRAIDTAAIYKNEVGVGKALQETDIPRSDIFITTKLWNSDQAHPRQALEESLRKLQLEYLDLYLIHWPLPEQNTYVEAWRGLLNLKEQGLAKSVGVCNFNPHHLQRLKEETGVMPVINQIELHPLFQQRMLHTWNTTHHIQTESWSPLAQGGDGVFDHPVIHALAKKYGKMPAQIVIRWHLDSGLVVIPKSVTPARIRENFEVFDFRLEKEELSQVATLDCGKRLGPDPDQPRTDAPRKD; the protein is encoded by the coding sequence ATGACGATGCAACCGCTGGTTAAACTGGCCGACGGCAATATCATGCCCCAACTGGGGCTTGGCGTCTGGCAGGCCAGCAACGAACAGGCTGCCGCGGCCGTTACCGAAGCCCTGAACATCGGTTATCGCGCCATCGATACCGCCGCCATTTACAAAAACGAAGTGGGTGTCGGCAAGGCGTTGCAGGAAACCGACATCCCGCGCAGCGATATTTTCATCACTACCAAGCTGTGGAACAGCGATCAGGCGCATCCGCGTCAGGCGCTGGAGGAAAGCCTGCGCAAACTACAGCTGGAGTACCTCGACCTGTATCTGATCCATTGGCCGCTGCCGGAGCAGAACACCTATGTCGAAGCCTGGCGCGGACTGCTCAATCTTAAAGAACAGGGGCTGGCAAAAAGCGTCGGCGTCTGCAATTTCAACCCACACCACTTGCAGCGCCTGAAAGAAGAAACCGGCGTGATGCCGGTTATCAACCAGATCGAGCTGCACCCGCTCTTCCAGCAGCGCATGCTGCACACCTGGAACACCACCCATCACATCCAGACCGAGTCCTGGAGCCCGCTGGCGCAGGGCGGAGACGGTGTATTCGACCATCCGGTGATTCACGCGCTGGCGAAAAAATACGGCAAGATGCCGGCGCAAATCGTGATTCGCTGGCATCTGGACAGTGGCTTGGTGGTGATCCCCAAATCCGTTACGCCGGCGCGTATTCGGGAAAATTTCGAGGTGTTTGACTTCCGTCTGGAGAAAGAAGAGTTAAGCCAAGTGGCTACGCTTGACTGCGGCAAGCGACTGGGGCCGGACCCGGATCAGCCGCGCACCGATGCGCCGCGCAAAGACTAA
- the ftsP gene encoding cell division protein FtsP yields the protein MSLSRRQFIQASGVALCAGAMPLTARADGGQNPLPVPPLLESRRGQPVFLTMQRAHWSFSGERKNPVWGFNGRYLGPTVRVSSNDDVKLIYSNRLNEPVSMTISGLQVPGSLMGGAGRMIQPTMDWSPVLPVRQAAATCWYHANTPNRMAPHVYNGLAGLWLVEDNLSKSLPIPNHYGVDDFPLIIQDKRLDNFGAPLYNPPGSGGFMGNTLLVNGAKNPYVDVSRGWVRLRLLNASNARRYVMRMSDGRPLHLIANDQGFLPAPMALNQVSLAPGERREVLVDMSQGNEATLTAGESASIMQRLRGLFEPSNILVSSAILTLRPTGLLPLVTNTLPMRLLADNIIDGAVSRTREFRLGDSQPGINGAMWDMNRVDVQTQVGRYERWIVHADQPQPFHVQGAAFLVRSVNGGLTPPEDSGWKDTVWVENDVELLVYFGQFSTPQFPFLYYSHTLEMADRGSAAQLVALAPNG from the coding sequence ATGTCATTGAGTCGGCGTCAGTTTATTCAGGCCTCGGGCGTTGCGCTGTGCGCGGGCGCAATGCCGCTGACGGCCAGAGCCGATGGCGGGCAAAACCCGCTGCCTGTTCCCCCCCTGCTGGAGTCCCGCCGCGGGCAGCCGGTCTTTCTGACCATGCAACGGGCGCACTGGTCGTTCTCCGGCGAGCGAAAAAACCCGGTGTGGGGGTTTAACGGCCGTTATCTCGGCCCGACGGTGCGGGTGTCCAGCAATGATGACGTCAAGCTGATTTACAGCAACCGCCTTAATGAACCGGTGTCGATGACCATCAGCGGCCTGCAAGTGCCGGGTTCGCTGATGGGCGGCGCCGGCCGTATGATTCAGCCCACTATGGATTGGTCGCCGGTGTTGCCGGTTCGTCAGGCAGCGGCCACCTGTTGGTATCATGCCAATACGCCCAACCGCATGGCGCCGCACGTCTATAACGGTCTGGCCGGCCTGTGGCTGGTGGAAGACAACCTCAGTAAGTCGCTGCCTATCCCGAATCATTACGGCGTGGATGATTTCCCGCTGATTATTCAGGACAAACGGCTGGATAACTTTGGCGCGCCGCTGTACAACCCGCCCGGCAGCGGCGGTTTTATGGGCAATACGCTGCTGGTGAACGGCGCGAAGAACCCGTATGTCGACGTCTCCCGCGGCTGGGTGCGCCTGCGCCTGCTCAACGCTTCCAACGCCCGTCGCTATGTGATGCGCATGAGCGACGGCCGCCCGCTGCACCTGATCGCCAACGATCAGGGTTTTCTGCCTGCGCCGATGGCGTTGAATCAGGTTTCGCTGGCGCCCGGCGAGCGCCGTGAAGTGCTGGTCGATATGTCGCAGGGTAATGAAGCGACGCTGACCGCCGGCGAATCCGCCAGCATCATGCAGCGGCTGCGCGGGTTGTTTGAACCCTCTAATATTCTGGTGTCATCGGCGATTCTAACCTTGCGGCCCACCGGTCTGCTGCCGCTGGTGACCAATACTCTGCCGATGCGTCTGCTGGCCGACAATATCATTGACGGCGCGGTCAGCCGGACGCGCGAATTCCGCCTCGGCGATAGCCAGCCGGGCATCAACGGCGCCATGTGGGACATGAATCGTGTCGATGTACAGACGCAGGTCGGGCGCTATGAACGCTGGATTGTGCATGCCGACCAGCCGCAACCGTTTCATGTTCAGGGCGCGGCGTTTCTGGTGCGCAGCGTGAACGGCGGCCTGACGCCGCCGGAGGACAGCGGCTGGAAAGACACGGTATGGGTGGAAAATGATGTGGAACTGCTGGTGTATTTCGGCCAGTTCTCCACGCCGCAGTTCCCGTTCCTGTATTACAGCCACACGCTGGAAATGGCCGATCGCGGCTCTGCCGCCCAACTGGTGGCTCTGGCACCCAACGGATAG
- the exbD gene encoding TonB system transport protein ExbD, with amino-acid sequence MAMHLNDGQSENGEMHDINVTPFIDVMLVLLIIFMVAAPLATVDVRVNLPASSATPQPRPEKPVFLTVKADKQLYLGDDAITEATLAQALEAKTLGNKDTTIFFQADKSVDYETLMRVMDSLREAGYLKVGLMGAEKAR; translated from the coding sequence ATGGCGATGCATCTGAACGACGGGCAGAGTGAAAACGGTGAAATGCATGACATCAACGTGACGCCGTTTATCGACGTCATGCTGGTGCTGTTAATCATCTTCATGGTGGCGGCACCGCTGGCGACGGTAGATGTGCGGGTCAACCTGCCCGCCTCCAGCGCCACGCCGCAGCCGCGCCCGGAAAAACCGGTGTTCCTGACGGTGAAGGCTGATAAACAGCTCTATCTGGGCGACGATGCGATCACCGAAGCGACGCTGGCTCAGGCGCTGGAAGCCAAAACCCTGGGCAATAAAGATACCACCATTTTCTTTCAGGCAGACAAGAGCGTGGATTACGAAACCCTGATGCGGGTGATGGATTCGCTGCGTGAAGCGGGGTATCTCAAAGTCGGCCTGATGGGCGCCGAGAAAGCGCGCTAA
- the rhaT gene encoding L-rhamnose/proton symporter RhaT: MSAIVSGIGWHLVGAASAASFYAPISKVRKWSWETTWAFAGLFSWILAPWLVTSMLIPDFAAFYRVLDSKAFWGMFLFGAMWGVGNINYGLTMRYLGMSLGIGIAIGVTLVVGTLMPPILRGEFGHLITTSSGQITILGVFVALIGIGIVTWAGHLKEIALGTTTQEFKLKKGLFLAVMCGIFSSGFAFGLEAADPIKQASLNLGIDPLYAMLPSYGIIMGGGAMVNLAYCFARLATRPELSLYNDLSQPARSLLINGLLAATGGIMWYLQFFFYAWGEASIPEHLSFVNWMLHMSGYVLCGGIVGLLLAEWKGVGSRPVRILCLGMLVIVGAANMVGMGMA; the protein is encoded by the coding sequence ATGTCCGCAATCGTTTCTGGAATCGGTTGGCACCTGGTCGGCGCCGCCTCGGCGGCGTCCTTCTATGCGCCAATCAGCAAAGTCCGCAAATGGTCCTGGGAAACCACATGGGCATTTGCCGGCCTGTTCTCCTGGATACTGGCGCCCTGGCTTGTCACCTCCATGCTAATCCCGGATTTCGCCGCTTTTTATCGTGTGCTAGACAGCAAGGCTTTCTGGGGGATGTTCCTGTTCGGCGCGATGTGGGGGGTGGGTAACATCAATTACGGTTTGACGATGCGTTACCTTGGTATGTCGCTTGGCATCGGCATTGCTATCGGCGTCACGCTAGTGGTCGGCACTCTGATGCCGCCAATCCTGCGTGGCGAATTTGGTCATTTGATCACCACGTCCAGCGGACAGATAACCATACTGGGCGTCTTCGTCGCGCTGATCGGTATCGGTATCGTCACCTGGGCAGGCCACCTGAAGGAAATTGCGCTCGGCACCACGACTCAGGAGTTCAAGCTGAAGAAAGGGCTGTTCCTGGCCGTCATGTGCGGCATCTTCTCCTCGGGCTTTGCTTTTGGTCTGGAAGCGGCTGATCCTATCAAGCAAGCATCGCTGAATCTGGGTATCGACCCGCTGTACGCCATGCTGCCGAGCTACGGCATCATTATGGGCGGCGGCGCGATGGTGAACCTGGCTTACTGCTTCGCTCGTCTGGCGACCCGCCCGGAGCTGTCGCTGTACAACGATCTGTCTCAACCGGCGCGGAGCCTGTTGATCAACGGTTTGCTGGCAGCAACCGGCGGCATCATGTGGTATCTGCAATTCTTCTTTTATGCCTGGGGCGAGGCCAGCATTCCGGAACATCTGTCGTTCGTGAACTGGATGTTGCATATGAGCGGCTACGTGCTGTGCGGTGGAATTGTCGGTCTGCTGCTGGCGGAATGGAAAGGCGTGGGTTCTCGCCCGGTTCGCATTCTGTGCCTTGGTATGCTGGTGATTGTCGGTGCGGCCAATATGGTCGGTATGGGTATGGCCTGA
- a CDS encoding AraC family transcriptional regulator: MQNLSSRQHLVNLAMLYAAGNGVSQTPIPQVKVIYIDRHGVRAPVLYDPCIVIIFQGHKVGYLGDKVFQYDPDNYLLMTVPLPFECESFASSENPLVGISIRVDIPILQDLLIEMGDDSCSEKRRADAAGINSVPLNEAILCATARLLEAMANARDARVLGPWIVREILYHILCGPCGDSLQALMNRYSHFSQIARALRYIENYYADNLSVERLAMEVNMSVSAFHHNFKAVTNTSPVQYLKSYRLHKARLLMVHDGLKANAASIQVGYESSSQFSREFKRFFGVTPGDEVARLRSGSGVVESS, translated from the coding sequence ATGCAAAATCTTAGTTCACGCCAGCATTTAGTCAATCTGGCAATGTTGTACGCCGCCGGCAATGGCGTTAGTCAAACTCCGATTCCGCAGGTTAAAGTGATTTACATCGACCGCCACGGTGTACGGGCGCCAGTGCTGTACGACCCTTGCATCGTGATCATTTTTCAGGGGCACAAGGTGGGGTATCTGGGAGACAAAGTCTTCCAGTATGACCCGGACAACTACCTGCTGATGACGGTGCCGCTGCCGTTCGAGTGTGAAAGTTTCGCCAGCTCGGAAAACCCGCTGGTCGGCATTTCCATCCGGGTGGATATCCCAATTCTGCAAGACCTGCTGATCGAGATGGGGGATGACAGTTGCAGCGAGAAACGGCGTGCCGATGCCGCCGGCATCAACAGCGTACCGCTTAACGAGGCAATCCTGTGTGCGACGGCGCGACTGCTGGAGGCGATGGCGAACGCCCGCGACGCCAGGGTGCTGGGGCCGTGGATTGTGCGTGAGATTCTTTATCACATACTGTGCGGGCCCTGCGGCGATTCCTTACAGGCGCTGATGAACCGCTACAGTCATTTCAGCCAGATTGCCCGCGCGCTGCGCTATATCGAAAATTATTACGCGGACAATCTGAGCGTGGAACGGCTGGCAATGGAAGTGAATATGAGCGTGTCGGCGTTCCACCATAACTTCAAGGCGGTCACCAATACCTCGCCCGTGCAGTACCTAAAGTCCTACCGGTTGCACAAGGCTCGTTTGCTGATGGTGCATGACGGGCTGAAAGCCAATGCGGCGTCCATACAGGTGGGGTACGAAAGTTCTTCGCAGTTCAGCCGGGAATTCAAACGCTTCTTTGGCGTTACGCCGGGCGATGAAGTCGCCAGACTGCGGTCAGGGTCAGGGGTGGTGGAAAGCAGTTGA
- the rhaM gene encoding L-rhamnose mutarotase translates to MIRKAFLMSIQPEQDAEYRRRHDEIWPELAATLKAHGAHNYSIFLFPQTSQLFAYVEIESEERWNAVASTDICKAWWAYMKDIMPANPDNSPVSHELSEMFHLA, encoded by the coding sequence ATGATTCGCAAGGCATTTTTGATGTCGATTCAGCCGGAGCAAGACGCGGAATACCGCCGCCGTCATGACGAAATCTGGCCGGAACTCGCCGCCACGCTGAAAGCGCACGGCGCTCATAACTACAGCATCTTCCTCTTCCCGCAAACATCGCAGTTGTTTGCCTATGTCGAGATTGAAAGCGAAGAACGCTGGAACGCCGTGGCCAGTACAGACATCTGCAAGGCATGGTGGGCTTATATGAAAGACATTATGCCTGCCAACCCGGATAACAGCCCGGTCAGTCATGAACTGTCCGAGATGTTCCACCTGGCATAA
- a CDS encoding DedA family protein has protein sequence MSVVHEIIQALWRQDFSALADPHVVWVIYGVLFTTLFLENGLLPASFLPGDSLLLLTGAMIAKGVMSFIPTMVLLTVAASLGCWLSYLQGRWLGDTRLVKKWLHQLPAHYHQRTCNLFHQHGLAALLIGRFLAFVRTLLPTIAGVSGLNSTRFQIFNWLSGFLWVTGIVTLGYSLSQIPLVKRYEDQVMTALCVLPLVLLFSGLVGMLLMLWRKKRAMA, from the coding sequence ATGAGTGTTGTTCATGAAATTATTCAGGCGCTGTGGCGACAAGACTTCAGCGCACTGGCCGATCCGCATGTGGTGTGGGTCATTTATGGCGTGCTTTTCACCACTCTGTTTCTGGAAAACGGCTTGCTGCCCGCCTCGTTTCTGCCGGGCGACAGCTTGCTGCTGCTGACCGGCGCCATGATCGCCAAAGGCGTGATGAGCTTCATTCCCACTATGGTGCTGTTAACCGTGGCCGCCAGCCTCGGCTGCTGGCTGAGCTACTTACAGGGGCGCTGGCTGGGCGACACTCGGCTGGTGAAGAAATGGCTGCATCAGTTGCCGGCTCACTATCATCAACGCACCTGCAACCTGTTCCACCAGCATGGGCTGGCGGCGCTGCTGATTGGCCGTTTTCTGGCGTTCGTGCGCACCTTGTTGCCGACCATCGCCGGGGTGTCCGGACTTAACAGCACCCGCTTTCAGATTTTCAACTGGCTGAGCGGTTTTCTGTGGGTCACCGGTATCGTCACGCTGGGTTACTCCCTCAGCCAAATTCCGCTGGTAAAACGCTATGAAGATCAGGTCATGACCGCGCTGTGCGTTCTGCCGCTGGTGTTGTTGTTCAGCGGGCTGGTGGGGATGTTGCTGATGCTGTGGCGTAAAAAACGGGCGATGGCCTGA